From a region of the ANME-2 cluster archaeon genome:
- a CDS encoding thymidylate synthase, translating to MTLQIGRIIRAGTISDAWYRGLNMIWNHGHEVTDERGSRIREYLNLMIVIQNPYENRIPEDISWNEERLEEYAKQLITGENVQEFEYTYGQRLRNWNEEIDQIAYVIDKLKGNPTTRRATAVTWIPTIDTVVDEVPCMIIDDFKIRGGKVNLTTLFRSHDFAGAYPANLYGLSRLLEFIAGEVGVEPGMITTISASAHIYEHDWDMVDGIL from the coding sequence ATGACACTTCAAATCGGCAGGATAATTCGGGCCGGGACCATCAGTGATGCATGGTACCGCGGGCTTAATATGATATGGAACCACGGACATGAGGTCACTGACGAGCGGGGAAGCCGGATACGGGAGTACCTAAACCTTATGATCGTTATCCAGAACCCGTACGAGAACAGGATACCCGAAGACATTTCATGGAACGAGGAGCGACTTGAGGAATATGCCAAGCAGCTGATCACCGGTGAGAATGTGCAGGAATTTGAATATACCTATGGTCAGCGCCTTCGCAACTGGAATGAAGAGATTGACCAGATAGCGTACGTTATCGATAAATTGAAAGGTAATCCGACCACCCGCAGGGCGACTGCTGTTACCTGGATCCCTACGATCGATACTGTGGTTGATGAGGTGCCCTGCATGATAATCGATGATTTCAAGATACGGGGCGGGAAGGTTAACCTGACGACGCTGTTTCGGAGTCATGATTTTGCGGGGGCGTATCCTGCTAACCTGTATGGGTTGTCGAGGTTGCTTGAGTTTATTGCGGGTGAGGTTGGTGTTGAGCCGGGTATGATAACCACTATCAGTGCCAGTGCTCACATCTACGAGCATGACTGGGATATGGTTGACGGGATTCTATAA
- a CDS encoding polymer-forming cytoskeletal protein, with protein MDPKFVKIHPASETFIFKKRSFFENDVTLPGNAIVGAGSSFWGNLVVKGTLDLGWGSNVKGNITAATAVISADSNIGGNIKVSGNLTLLDRVNVGGLAYADGDIFIRPMVSARAAECTGDILVTGMTNIKSIRSGHKLVARKG; from the coding sequence ATGGACCCTAAGTTCGTAAAGATACATCCGGCATCTGAGACATTTATTTTTAAAAAACGTTCTTTTTTCGAAAATGACGTTACCTTGCCCGGAAATGCAATCGTCGGTGCAGGTTCCAGTTTCTGGGGAAACCTGGTGGTAAAAGGAACTCTTGACCTGGGATGGGGGTCTAATGTCAAAGGAAACATTACCGCGGCGACTGCAGTTATCAGTGCCGACTCCAATATAGGAGGTAACATCAAAGTATCAGGCAATCTTACACTGCTTGACAGGGTCAATGTAGGCGGGTTAGCCTATGCAGACGGCGATATATTCATAAGACCCATGGTCTCAGCCCGGGCCGCCGAATGCACTGGCGATATCCTTGTCACAGGTATGACCAACATTAAGAGTATCCGTTCAGGCCACAAGCTCGTCGCCCGCAAGGGGTAG
- a CDS encoding 4Fe-4S binding protein, with product VMMISDGEKGCSYGCMGRGTCVRACPFGAISMSENRLPHINRNMCKSCAVCVNECPNNILVMGSISEPMHVLCRSHDKGKFVKEVCEFGCIGCRICAKNCPADAITVTDFLAEIDQEKCTRCGLCVEKCPQKTIEMIHVAV from the coding sequence GTAATGATGATATCTGATGGCGAAAAGGGTTGTAGTTACGGGTGCATGGGCAGAGGTACCTGCGTACGTGCCTGTCCTTTTGGGGCTATATCAATGTCCGAAAACCGGCTTCCGCATATTAACAGGAATATGTGTAAGAGTTGTGCTGTTTGTGTAAATGAATGTCCAAACAATATATTGGTGATGGGGTCTATAAGTGAACCAATGCATGTATTGTGTCGTTCACATGATAAGGGTAAATTCGTGAAAGAGGTATGTGAATTTGGCTGCATAGGATGTCGTATCTGTGCAAAGAACTGCCCTGCTGACGCAATAACAGTAACGGATTTCCTGGCTGAGATTGACCAGGAGAAATGTACCAGGTGTGGTCTGTGTGTAGAGAAATGCCCGCAAAAGACGATAGAAATGATTCATGTTGCAGTTTGA